The Shewanella zhangzhouensis genome has a window encoding:
- a CDS encoding cytochrome C assembly family protein, which translates to MVLFSASAMFFYCIALILVTSRLFHAEGPNRRAVAAVASIAVVLHAAALQQAIFTDDGQNFSLTNVISLVNWIIAFTFSVLIFRLKVIVVVPVVYACSVLSVALLWLVPPKYITHFEHNPEVLAHVVLSLMAYSALMIAALYAIQLAMIQNKLKKKQLILSPAMPPLMTVEKQLYHLVIIGVILLSLGLATGFIFLDDMFAEGKGHKAILSIMAWFVYIAMLWQQYSVGCRIRTAIAYTLTGATLLSLAYFGARIVKELILS; encoded by the coding sequence ATGGTTCTTTTCTCTGCGTCAGCCATGTTCTTCTACTGTATCGCCCTGATACTGGTGACCAGTCGACTGTTTCACGCCGAAGGCCCAAACCGCCGTGCCGTTGCCGCCGTTGCTTCCATCGCTGTGGTATTGCACGCCGCCGCCCTGCAGCAAGCCATTTTTACCGACGATGGTCAGAACTTCAGCCTCACCAATGTGATATCACTGGTGAACTGGATTATCGCTTTCACCTTCAGCGTGCTGATTTTCCGTCTGAAAGTGATAGTGGTGGTGCCCGTGGTATACGCCTGCTCTGTCTTGTCGGTGGCGCTTTTATGGCTGGTGCCGCCCAAATACATTACCCATTTTGAGCACAATCCCGAGGTGCTGGCCCACGTGGTGCTGTCACTCATGGCCTACAGTGCACTGATGATTGCGGCACTTTACGCCATTCAGCTGGCGATGATCCAAAACAAGCTCAAGAAAAAGCAGCTGATATTAAGCCCGGCCATGCCGCCACTGATGACTGTGGAAAAACAGCTCTACCACTTGGTGATCATCGGCGTGATCCTGCTGAGCCTTGGGCTGGCAACCGGCTTTATCTTCCTCGATGACATGTTCGCCGAGGGAAAAGGTCATAAAGCCATTCTCTCCATCATGGCCTGGTTTGTGTACATCGCCATGCTGTGGCAGCAATACTCAGTAGGTTGCCGTATCCGTACTGCCATCGCCTACACCCTGACCGGTGCGACCCTGTTGTCACTGGCCTATTTTGGCGCCC
- the ffh gene encoding signal recognition particle protein: protein MFENLTDRLSRTLKTISGRGRLTEDNIKDTLREVRMALLEADVALPVVREFVNAVKERAVGQEVAKSLTPGQVFVKIVQSELEKAMGEANEALNLAAQPPAVIMMAGLQGAGKTTSVAKLSKFLRTRQKKSVLVVSADVYRPAAIKQLETLAKEVEVEFFPSDVSQKPIDIATAAISHAKLKFIDVVILDTAGRLHVDEAMMDEIKALHAAVKPIETLFVVDAMTGQDAANTAKAFNEALPLTGVVLTKVDGDARGGAALSIRHITGKPIKFLGVGEKTDALEPFHPDRVASRILGMGDVLSLIEQVERGVDKEKAMKLASKVKSGGNFDLEDFREQLQQMKNMGGMMGLLEKLPGVGQLPPEAMAQIQDGKMTRQMEAIINSMTPGERQNPDIIKGSRKRRIAAGSGTQIQDVNRLLKQFTQMQKMMKKMSSKGGMQKMMRAMGGMMPGGMKLPGR, encoded by the coding sequence ATGTTTGAGAACCTGACCGACAGACTGTCGCGTACGCTGAAGACTATCAGCGGTCGCGGTCGCTTAACGGAAGACAACATTAAAGACACCCTGCGGGAAGTCCGTATGGCGCTCCTTGAGGCCGACGTGGCCTTGCCGGTTGTCCGTGAATTTGTGAACGCCGTTAAAGAGCGCGCAGTGGGCCAGGAAGTGGCCAAGAGCCTGACGCCCGGCCAGGTGTTTGTCAAAATCGTTCAAAGCGAGCTTGAAAAGGCGATGGGCGAGGCCAACGAGGCCCTGAATCTCGCCGCCCAGCCTCCGGCTGTGATCATGATGGCAGGTCTGCAGGGTGCGGGTAAAACCACCTCTGTGGCCAAGCTGTCCAAGTTCCTGCGTACCCGCCAGAAAAAATCTGTACTGGTGGTCAGTGCTGACGTATACCGCCCTGCGGCAATTAAGCAGCTCGAAACCCTGGCCAAAGAAGTGGAAGTGGAATTCTTCCCTTCCGATGTGAGCCAAAAGCCCATCGACATTGCCACTGCGGCTATTTCACACGCCAAGCTGAAATTCATCGATGTGGTGATCCTCGATACCGCAGGCCGCCTGCACGTCGATGAAGCCATGATGGATGAAATCAAGGCGCTGCATGCAGCAGTTAAGCCCATCGAAACCCTGTTCGTGGTAGACGCCATGACAGGTCAGGATGCCGCCAACACCGCCAAGGCCTTTAACGAGGCGCTGCCGCTGACCGGTGTGGTACTGACCAAGGTGGACGGTGATGCCCGCGGCGGTGCGGCGCTGTCTATCCGCCACATCACAGGTAAGCCTATTAAGTTCCTCGGTGTCGGCGAAAAGACCGATGCCCTTGAGCCATTCCACCCTGACCGTGTTGCCTCGCGCATCCTCGGCATGGGTGACGTACTCTCCCTGATTGAGCAGGTAGAGCGCGGCGTCGATAAAGAAAAAGCCATGAAGCTGGCCTCCAAGGTCAAATCGGGTGGCAATTTCGACCTTGAAGACTTCCGCGAGCAGTTGCAGCAGATGAAAAATATGGGTGGCATGATGGGCCTGCTGGAAAAATTGCCCGGCGTAGGTCAACTGCCACCGGAAGCCATGGCACAAATTCAGGATGGTAAAATGACCCGTCAAATGGAGGCTATTATTAACTCCATGACCCCGGGGGAACGTCAGAATCCTGATATCATCAAGGGCTCCCGCAAGCGCCGCATTGCAGCGGGCAGTGGCACACAAATTCAAGACGTTAACCGTCTGCTTAAGCAGTTCACCCAGATGCAGAAGATGATGAAGAAGATGTCTTCCAAGGGTGGGATGCAGAAAATGATGCGCGCCATGGGCGGTATGATGCCCGGCGGTATGAAGCTTCCCGGGCGTTAA
- the rpsP gene encoding 30S ribosomal protein S16 has translation MVTIRLARGGAKKRPFYNIVVTDSRNARDGRFIERVGFFNPLAKGQEETLRLDLDRVDHWVGNGASTTDRVAKLIKDARKAAA, from the coding sequence ATGGTTACCATTCGTTTAGCTCGCGGCGGCGCTAAAAAGCGTCCTTTCTACAACATCGTAGTAACTGACTCTCGTAACGCCCGTGACGGCCGTTTCATCGAGCGCGTTGGTTTCTTCAACCCACTGGCCAAAGGTCAGGAAGAAACTCTGCGTCTGGATCTGGACCGCGTTGATCACTGGGTTGGCAACGGTGCTTCTACTACCGATCGCGTAGCCAAGCTGATCAAAGACGCCCGTAAAGCTGCTGCTTAA
- the rimM gene encoding ribosome maturation factor RimM (Essential for efficient processing of 16S rRNA) yields MSSNQQPVVVGKIGSTYGVKGWMKITAYTDSVEGIFDYSPWLLKEHGEWREVKVSQWRFHGKAVVAELEGVSNREQAQMLTNCEIGILAEQMPELPEDEFYWRDLIGCEVLNTKGYNLGKVDQILETGSNDVLMVKANAKDAFGKTERMIPYLPDQFVIDVKLAEKQIIVEWDPDF; encoded by the coding sequence ATGAGCAGTAATCAACAACCTGTAGTAGTAGGCAAAATCGGCTCTACTTACGGCGTAAAGGGTTGGATGAAGATCACCGCCTATACCGATTCCGTTGAAGGTATTTTCGACTATTCTCCATGGCTCCTCAAAGAACATGGCGAATGGCGCGAGGTGAAGGTGTCCCAGTGGCGCTTCCACGGCAAGGCGGTTGTCGCCGAGCTTGAGGGGGTCAGCAACCGGGAGCAGGCTCAAATGCTCACCAACTGTGAGATTGGGATCCTGGCCGAACAAATGCCTGAGTTGCCCGAAGACGAGTTCTATTGGCGCGATCTCATTGGTTGTGAGGTACTCAACACCAAGGGTTACAACCTGGGTAAGGTGGATCAGATCCTGGAAACAGGCTCTAACGACGTACTCATGGTTAAGGCCAACGCCAAAGATGCTTTCGGCAAAACGGAACGTATGATTCCGTATCTGCCTGACCAGTTTGTCATTGACGTCAAGCTGGCAGAAAAACAGATTATTGTGGAATGGGATCCTGACTTCTAA
- the trmD gene encoding tRNA (guanosine(37)-N1)-methyltransferase TrmD — MWLGVITLFPEMFRAITDFGVTGRAIKNGLLELHTWNPRDFTHDRHRTVDDRPYGGGPGMLMMVQPLKDAIQAARTAAGDGAKVIYLSPQGRKLTQRGATELAETQKLILVCGRYEGIDERIIQTEVDEEWSIGDYVLSGGELPAMTLIDAVSRLVPGVLGKQASAEQDSFSDGLLDCPHYTRPESLDGLEVPAVLLGGNHEDIRRWRLKQSLGRTFLRRPELFENLALTDEQTRLLAQFVDEMDSPQKS; from the coding sequence ATGTGGTTAGGGGTAATCACCCTGTTTCCCGAAATGTTTCGTGCCATCACTGATTTTGGGGTCACGGGTCGGGCCATCAAAAATGGCCTGCTGGAGTTGCACACGTGGAATCCCCGCGATTTCACCCATGACAGACACAGAACCGTGGACGACCGACCTTATGGCGGCGGTCCGGGAATGTTGATGATGGTGCAACCACTGAAGGACGCCATCCAGGCTGCCAGAACGGCGGCGGGTGACGGAGCCAAGGTGATATATCTGTCGCCACAGGGGCGCAAGCTGACACAGCGGGGCGCAACTGAGCTGGCAGAAACACAGAAGTTGATTTTGGTGTGCGGACGTTACGAAGGTATCGATGAGCGCATCATTCAGACTGAAGTGGACGAGGAATGGTCAATCGGCGACTACGTGCTTTCGGGCGGTGAGTTACCGGCAATGACCCTGATTGATGCAGTGTCCCGTCTGGTACCCGGCGTGCTGGGTAAACAGGCTTCGGCGGAGCAGGACTCCTTCTCCGACGGCTTGCTCGATTGTCCTCATTACACCCGGCCCGAATCTTTGGATGGACTGGAGGTACCGGCAGTGCTGCTCGGTGGCAACCACGAAGACATTAGACGCTGGCGTCTTAAACAAAGTCTCGGAAGAACTTTTTTAAGAAGGCCGGAATTATTTGAAAATCTAGCTCTGACTGACGAACAAACCCGCCTGTTGGCGCAGTTTGTCGACGAAATGGACAGTCCACAGAAGTCGTAG
- the rplS gene encoding 50S ribosomal protein L19 → MNNIIKMLNDEQMKKDVPDFGPGDTVVVQVRVKEGDKERLQAFEGVVIAKRNRGLHSAFTVRKISNGEGVERAFQTHSPLISSIEVKRRGRVRRAKLYYLRERSGKSARIREKLATK, encoded by the coding sequence ATGAACAACATCATCAAAATGCTCAACGATGAGCAAATGAAAAAAGACGTTCCTGATTTTGGCCCAGGTGATACCGTAGTGGTTCAGGTACGTGTTAAAGAAGGTGACAAAGAGCGTCTGCAGGCGTTCGAAGGCGTTGTTATCGCCAAGCGTAACCGTGGTCTGCACTCTGCTTTCACCGTTCGTAAGATCTCTAACGGTGAAGGTGTGGAACGTGCTTTCCAAACTCACAGCCCTCTGATTTCCAGCATCGAAGTTAAGCGTCGTGGCCGCGTTCGTCGCGCCAAGCTGTACTATCTGCGTGAGCGTTCAGGTAAGTCTGCACGTATCCGTGAGAAGCTGGCGACCAAGTAA
- a CDS encoding 3-deoxy-7-phosphoheptulonate synthase, with the protein MQQDTINNVHISAEKVLITPQELKRELPLSEHGYQYILRARRTVANIVHKRDPRLLVVAGPCSIHDIAAAKEYALKLKKLHDELKDEFFILMRVYFEKPRTTVGWKGMINDPDMDESFDVEKGLRLARELMIFLAELELPVATEALDPISPQYISELVTWSAIGARTTESQTHREMASGLSMPVGFKNGTDGKLDVAINAMKSAASGHRFMGINQQGQVALLQTNGNPDGHIILRGGSKPNYDADSVAECEAQVRWAGLDPKLVIDCSHGNSSKDHNRQDPVCRDVFAQVVAGSDAIIGVMLESHLNAGNQPCDKPLSELRYGVSVTDACIDWQTTEALLREGAESLASVIPSRFVMLKAANG; encoded by the coding sequence ATGCAGCAAGATACCATCAACAATGTGCACATCAGCGCCGAAAAGGTGCTTATCACGCCACAGGAGCTAAAACGCGAACTGCCATTGTCTGAGCATGGGTACCAGTATATTTTGCGCGCCCGCCGCACTGTGGCAAACATAGTACACAAGCGCGACCCTCGGCTGTTGGTGGTGGCCGGGCCTTGCTCCATCCACGACATCGCCGCCGCCAAAGAATACGCCCTTAAGCTCAAAAAGCTCCATGACGAGCTCAAAGATGAGTTCTTTATTCTGATGCGGGTCTACTTCGAAAAGCCACGCACCACAGTGGGCTGGAAGGGAATGATTAACGACCCTGACATGGATGAGTCTTTCGATGTGGAAAAGGGACTGCGTCTTGCCCGCGAGTTGATGATTTTTCTGGCAGAGCTTGAACTGCCGGTGGCCACAGAGGCGCTCGACCCCATCAGCCCCCAGTACATTTCAGAGCTTGTCACCTGGTCTGCCATTGGCGCGCGCACCACAGAGTCACAGACCCACAGGGAAATGGCCTCGGGCCTATCCATGCCGGTGGGCTTTAAAAACGGCACCGACGGCAAGCTGGATGTGGCCATCAATGCTATGAAGTCCGCCGCCAGTGGTCACCGCTTTATGGGCATTAACCAGCAAGGGCAGGTAGCGCTTCTACAAACCAACGGTAATCCCGATGGTCATATTATTCTACGCGGTGGCAGCAAGCCCAACTATGACGCCGACAGCGTGGCCGAATGTGAGGCGCAGGTACGCTGGGCCGGGCTCGACCCCAAGTTGGTCATCGATTGCAGTCACGGCAACTCCTCAAAAGATCACAACCGTCAGGACCCCGTGTGTCGCGACGTGTTTGCTCAGGTGGTTGCAGGCAGTGACGCCATTATCGGCGTAATGCTGGAAAGTCATCTCAATGCCGGTAACCAGCCCTGTGATAAGCCCCTGTCAGAGCTCAGGTACGGCGTCTCTGTGACCGATGCCTGCATCGATTGGCAGACCACCGAAGCCTTGCTCCGCGAGGGTGCCGAGAGCCTGGCGTCTGTTATTCCCTCAAGATTTGTTATGCTGAAGGCCGCCAATGGCTGA
- the tyrA gene encoding bifunctional chorismate mutase/prephenate dehydrogenase codes for MTEKTTAELENLRGLIDGVDSQLLSLLRKRLDLVAQVGTVKHAAGLPIYAPAREAAMLGKRRAEAEAMGVSPQLIEDILRRLMRESYMSEKDVGFKQVNPELGHVVIIGGQGQLGRLFAQMFALSGYEVRLLDKGDWDHADGLFAGAGLVLVTVPIAATCSLIRERLGHLPAHCILADLTSIKGAPLKAMLETHKGPVVGLHPMFGPDVGSLAKQVVVVCHGRAPDKYQWLMEQIGIWGARLVEADAGRHDKAMQLVQAMRHFSSFVYGLNLCREQADIDTLLEFSSPIYRLELAMVGRLFAQSGELYADIIFAQEESLTAISDFLDNYRDALELLKTGDRAGFIARFNEVSNWFGNYSQQFLTESRAMLQSVNDMRSV; via the coding sequence ATGACAGAAAAGACCACCGCCGAGCTGGAAAACCTACGGGGCCTGATTGATGGTGTCGATAGCCAATTGCTGTCGCTGCTGAGAAAACGTCTCGATTTGGTGGCCCAGGTTGGAACAGTCAAGCATGCGGCGGGGCTGCCGATTTACGCGCCTGCCCGTGAGGCGGCCATGCTCGGCAAACGCCGCGCCGAAGCCGAAGCCATGGGTGTAAGCCCGCAGCTGATTGAAGATATTCTCAGACGCCTGATGCGCGAATCCTACATGAGCGAAAAAGATGTGGGCTTCAAGCAGGTGAATCCTGAGCTGGGCCATGTCGTCATCATTGGTGGTCAGGGACAGCTTGGTAGGTTGTTTGCCCAGATGTTTGCCTTGTCCGGCTATGAAGTGCGTCTATTGGATAAAGGCGATTGGGACCATGCCGATGGGCTGTTCGCTGGTGCCGGTCTGGTATTGGTGACTGTGCCTATTGCCGCTACCTGCTCGCTTATCCGTGAGCGCCTGGGTCACCTCCCTGCGCACTGTATTTTGGCGGATTTGACTTCCATCAAGGGGGCGCCACTCAAGGCCATGCTGGAGACCCATAAGGGCCCTGTGGTGGGTTTGCACCCCATGTTTGGTCCGGACGTGGGCAGTCTGGCCAAACAGGTGGTGGTAGTGTGCCATGGCCGTGCGCCGGACAAGTACCAGTGGCTGATGGAGCAAATTGGCATCTGGGGTGCCAGACTGGTGGAGGCCGATGCGGGTCGCCATGATAAGGCGATGCAGCTGGTGCAGGCGATGCGTCACTTCTCATCGTTTGTGTATGGCCTGAACCTTTGCCGTGAGCAGGCGGATATAGACACGCTGCTTGAATTCAGCTCGCCCATATATCGGCTGGAGCTTGCGATGGTGGGGCGTCTCTTTGCCCAGAGCGGCGAGCTGTACGCCGACATTATTTTCGCCCAGGAAGAAAGCCTGACGGCGATTTCAGACTTCCTCGATAACTACCGCGATGCGCTGGAGCTCCTGAAAACAGGCGACAGGGCCGGTTTTATCGCCCGCTTTAATGAAGTCTCAAACTGGTTTGGCAATTACTCCCAACAGTTCCTCACCGAGAGCCGCGCCATGCTGCAATCGGTCAATGATATGCGTTCGGTTTAA
- the hcp gene encoding hydroxylamine reductase, with protein MFCIQCEQTIRTPAGNGCSYAQGMCGKLAATSDLQDLLIYMLKGVSAWAVKARELGLPATEADTFVPKAFFATLTNVNFDDERIIDYARKAESLRNELKTQCIEAAQQAGIRLDTLPDSASLLLGASKPELLEQARLALPNLGKDEIHEDVMALRLLCLYGLKGAAAYMEHALVLEQQSAEIAAEFHRIMAFLGTDSVDADALFTAAMDIGQLNFKVMAMLDEGETAAFGHPEPTQVNTKPVKGKAILVSGHDMKDLELILKQTQGKGINVYTHGEMLPALAYPEFKQYPHLAGNYGSAWQNQQKEFANFPGAVVMTSNCIIDPNVGQYADRIFTRSIVGWPGVVHLEGDDFSAVIEKALSLEGFLYDEIPHLITIGFARNALMAAAPAVVENVKNGSIRHFFLVGGCDGDKAERGYFTDFAKATPKDSLILTLGCGKYKFNKLEFGDINGIPRLLDIGQCNDAYSAIQLAIALSEVFECDINELPLSLVLSWFEQKAIVILLTLLSLGVKNIRTGPTPPAFLTPNLLKVLEDKFGLKNTTTVEADLNAILNVA; from the coding sequence GTGTTTTGTATTCAGTGTGAACAGACCATTCGTACCCCCGCCGGCAATGGTTGCAGCTATGCCCAGGGCATGTGCGGCAAGCTGGCAGCAACCTCAGACCTGCAAGACCTGCTGATTTATATGCTCAAGGGCGTTTCCGCCTGGGCGGTGAAAGCCCGTGAGTTGGGACTTCCTGCAACCGAGGCCGATACCTTTGTGCCCAAGGCTTTCTTTGCGACCCTGACCAATGTGAATTTCGACGATGAACGCATCATAGACTACGCCAGAAAGGCCGAGAGTCTGCGTAACGAACTCAAAACCCAATGCATTGAGGCCGCTCAACAGGCTGGCATTCGCCTCGATACCTTGCCTGATAGCGCTTCCCTGCTGCTCGGGGCCTCCAAGCCAGAGTTGCTGGAGCAGGCCAGGCTGGCGCTGCCTAACCTGGGTAAGGATGAAATCCACGAAGATGTGATGGCCTTGAGGCTTTTGTGCCTTTACGGTTTGAAAGGGGCTGCGGCCTATATGGAACACGCCCTGGTACTGGAGCAACAATCCGCTGAGATAGCCGCTGAGTTTCATCGCATCATGGCCTTCCTGGGTACCGACAGTGTGGATGCCGATGCACTTTTTACCGCCGCCATGGACATTGGTCAGCTGAATTTCAAGGTGATGGCTATGCTCGATGAGGGCGAAACCGCTGCCTTTGGCCATCCGGAGCCCACCCAGGTGAACACCAAGCCGGTAAAGGGTAAGGCGATTCTGGTGTCAGGCCACGACATGAAAGACCTTGAGCTTATCCTCAAGCAAACCCAGGGCAAGGGGATTAACGTTTACACCCATGGCGAGATGCTGCCGGCGCTGGCGTATCCCGAATTTAAGCAATACCCCCATTTGGCAGGAAACTACGGCAGTGCCTGGCAAAACCAACAGAAGGAATTTGCCAACTTCCCCGGCGCAGTGGTGATGACATCCAACTGCATTATCGATCCCAACGTTGGCCAATACGCGGACCGTATCTTTACCCGCAGCATTGTGGGCTGGCCGGGGGTTGTGCACCTTGAAGGCGATGACTTTTCGGCAGTGATTGAGAAAGCGTTGTCGCTGGAGGGGTTCCTCTATGACGAGATCCCCCATCTGATCACCATAGGTTTCGCCCGTAATGCCCTGATGGCAGCGGCTCCGGCCGTGGTCGAAAACGTGAAAAATGGCAGTATCCGCCACTTCTTCCTGGTCGGGGGCTGTGACGGTGACAAGGCCGAGCGCGGCTACTTTACCGATTTTGCCAAGGCAACGCCGAAAGACAGCCTGATCCTGACCCTGGGCTGCGGCAAGTACAAATTCAATAAGTTGGAGTTTGGTGACATCAACGGTATTCCAAGGCTGCTGGATATTGGTCAGTGCAACGATGCTTACTCAGCCATTCAGCTGGCGATTGCCCTGTCGGAGGTGTTTGAGTGCGATATCAACGAGCTGCCATTGAGCCTGGTGCTGTCCTGGTTTGAGCAAAAGGCAATCGTGATTTTGCTGACGCTGCTGTCGCTGGGGGTGAAGAATATTCGCACCGGTCCGACACCGCCGGCATTCCTGACACCAAATCTGCTCAAGGTTCTCGAAGACAAGTTTGGTCTTAAAAATACCACCACGGTTGAAGCCGATCTGAATGCGATTCTGAATGTCGCCTGA
- a CDS encoding hybrid-cluster NAD(P)-dependent oxidoreductase produces the protein MSQHRDAALLAAKPWQNLPATGPFRLCCIERTDETHDVVTFRFEAVGEPVRFSYKPGQFITLLLEIGGEPHSRAYTLSSSPSRPYSISITVKRVEGGKVSNYLIDNLRPGHALDAMGPSGSFNLVDIPADRYLFLSAGCGITPMFSMSRWLTDTRVGADIAFVHSAKSVDDLIFAPRLESMANNHSGFRLGYIIEQGNYPDWPYATALPGRLTLSGLDSLVSDWRERTLYVCGPEAYMAAVEAMVRDAGFAMSRFHQESFGKQGTPVKSSGQGFMLKVGDKLHPLGESGVLLEGIEALKLPIIAACRSGVCGACKCQVLEGDVERLSEMTLTEEDKANGMVLACSARALSHISLKL, from the coding sequence ATGAGTCAACACCGGGACGCTGCCTTGCTGGCAGCCAAACCCTGGCAGAATTTACCTGCCACTGGGCCTTTTCGTCTTTGCTGCATAGAACGGACGGATGAAACCCACGATGTGGTGACGTTTCGATTTGAAGCCGTAGGGGAACCTGTGCGTTTCAGCTATAAACCGGGACAGTTTATCACCCTGTTGCTGGAGATTGGCGGTGAGCCACACAGCCGTGCCTATACCCTGTCGTCTTCTCCATCCAGACCCTACAGCATCAGCATCACAGTTAAGCGGGTCGAGGGGGGAAAGGTTTCCAACTATCTGATTGATAATTTAAGACCCGGCCATGCCCTGGATGCCATGGGGCCATCTGGCAGCTTTAATCTGGTGGATATTCCCGCCGACAGGTATTTGTTTTTAAGCGCAGGTTGCGGCATCACGCCTATGTTCAGTATGAGCCGCTGGCTGACTGACACCCGTGTGGGCGCCGACATCGCTTTTGTACACAGCGCCAAAAGCGTCGATGACCTGATCTTCGCTCCCCGGCTTGAGTCCATGGCCAATAACCACAGTGGCTTTCGTCTCGGCTACATTATCGAACAGGGGAATTACCCTGACTGGCCCTATGCCACCGCGCTGCCGGGGCGCTTGACGCTATCAGGATTGGACTCCCTGGTCAGTGATTGGCGTGAGAGAACCTTGTATGTCTGTGGCCCCGAGGCTTATATGGCTGCAGTAGAGGCTATGGTCAGGGATGCAGGATTTGCCATGTCGCGCTTCCACCAGGAAAGCTTTGGCAAGCAGGGCACGCCCGTTAAAAGTAGCGGGCAGGGATTTATGCTGAAGGTGGGAGACAAGCTGCATCCTCTCGGAGAGTCGGGTGTGCTGCTTGAGGGGATTGAGGCGCTAAAGCTACCCATCATTGCCGCCTGTCGCAGCGGTGTGTGTGGTGCCTGCAAATGTCAGGTGCTGGAGGGGGATGTTGAAAGGCTGTCAGAGATGACCCTGACCGAAGAAGACAAGGCCAATGGTATGGTGCTGGCTTGCTCTGCCCGGGCGCTTTCGCATATCAGCCTTAAGCTTTAA